Within Malus domestica chromosome 04, GDT2T_hap1, the genomic segment cccttttccttgtggatttgggttctaCACATCCTTTTCAGAAACTAAGTGGGCCAaaacccttttctttgttgatttaaaccctaaaccgaATCTTTAGGCCCTAGACCTTAAAATCTGCTAAGTTTAAACCTTAATCTGATTTCCCTAGGGTtgtgccgcacctaatgttctagaagcctaaaaatctgcataaaaccctagttcttttctCCCTTAGATGGGCCAAGCCttttatctccaaaaccctaacctcTTCCCATCAaatttgtgaaaaccctagctttgccgtgcctatatatatgtgttttaaagCCTAAATTCGTCACCACCTCCCTCCCATTCAGAAATACATCCAGCCGCATCCTctccaccattctacaccattctaCATCCCTTTCCACCACCATACATCCTTGCCGCAATCCCCATTCAACCTAAACCTATTTCTGACTCTTTCATACGTCCATAACCATCCATAAactcttgtgccgcagcaaggtggggaagaagaaggccCTTGGCGTTTCATGCTTGCagattggagcgttttaggtgtacttcgttcttgttttcaatgtttattttgttattactttctgattttgctgtaatcatgagtggctaaacccctaattagttagggggaagtttaaagccatgaacatgcttgagacatgaattgatttcgtccaattgtgatttgttaagttgtgattgcaattcaattatctatttcattcataactgattcttgtatgtttattgaggatgcatacttagttttcatacatgaattagatgctagaatataaatgagtttcacctaatcgttacaagtttatattcattagtagtgaaggttgcttatcacaatcgcgttaattgaattcttggcaaacgtatcatgcattcatagttacaattgcctcgtcaacacttataattttcatgaaacgtaatgatctcttattgtatctctattatgcattcatgtaggggacttttagagaatgatttgggttgttgcatgcattcatcgaatccaatgagtaaaggaaaatctgagggttaatttgtgcattggGTCAAAACCACAAGAAAATCAAGTTTGCACCGTGTGCTCCATTCAAGGGCATCCATCCGAGAAGTGCCCTCAGTTAatcgagaatggtggatgggaatctgccaatgctaTTGGATTCAAAGgccaaaatcaaaccaaatacGATCCATACTCGAACACATACAACCCTGGATGGATAGATCACCCTAACATGAAGTGGAGAGAGCCCCAACAACCTGCACAACAAGGGGGATTTCGGCAAAACCCCCTGGGTTCCCACGGCCATACCAACAAAATCAACCACTTCCGGTCCAATCTAGAATAGGTACGCCTATGGATAATGATCAACTTGTTCAATTGCTAACCAATGTGGCGCATggcatgcaaaatcaagccaaggaagTGGAAGatttgaagaaacaaatgggacaaatggctgaattcatggggcagtttagtagagaacaaggtaagttacctagttcaACAAATGTGAATCCGAATGGAGGattcgaatctgccaaagccatcatGTTGcgtagtggaaaagaagttggaagtGAGTCCGACACTCCCAAATCTGCCCAAGAAGAGGATGACAAGCTGCAAGAAAAGGAGGGAAACATAGcacacccacggcaagggtgaAACAAACCTTGCCGCAAGCCCCTATCCTTCCTAATTCGGCCAAACAAGATAAGTTGAGTTCAAATTCACTTAATACTAATCTGACCAATGTTCATTTTCCTCGTAGGTTCATGCAATCGAAGAAGGATGAGAATGAGAAGGGCATTCTAGAAACATTCCGGAAAGTGCAAGTAAACATTCCACTCCTTGaggcaattaaacaagtcccaaAATATGCCAAATTTCTCAAGGAGCTGTGCACAAACAAGAGAAGAATGTCGAACAAAGAGGTAgttaaggtaagtgaaaatgtttcAGCTGTATTGCAATGTAAACTACCTactaaatgcaaggatcccGGTAGTTTTACGATTCCTTGTATAATTGGCACTACTCGGTTTGAACATGCAATGCTTGACTTAGGTGCGtccataaatgtcatgccttattctaTTTACGAATCTATGAATTTGGGTGAATTGAAAAAGGATGGTGTGATCATACAATTGGCTGATcgttctaacgcttatccaaatggagtattggaagatgttttagtgcaggtgaacCATTTGATCTTCCCGGCTGATTTTTACGTTTTAGACATGGAAGATTCAGCCCATTCCACCTCTTTGCCGATTCTCCTTGgtaggccattcatgaagacagcCCGTACAAAGATTGATGTGTTCAAGGGCACTTTGAcgatggaattcgatggggaagttatcgattttaatatttctgaaactatgAGATATCTCGTTGATGACCAttcatgtttttctattgatatcaTTAATTCATTGGCGCAGGAATATCTTGAGGAATTGAACGAGGATGCCCTTGAAATAGCCATTACGAAGGGCATAGAACTGAAAAACCAAAACATTAGAACCATACAAACCCACGGCTAGATTGAGGACCCCAATGCCGTGCCCTTTAATGAGGAAGTTATggaagttgtggctgcccttgagtcacttcCACGACAATATGGTATGGTTCCGCTCTCAGTTTCAAGTTCAGTTTCTACTAAGATGTTACCTTCTGTTGTTCAGGCACCTACTCTTGAACTTAAGCCGTTGCCGGACCATTTGAAGTATGTGTTTTTAGGAAATGACGAAACATTGCCcgtaattgtttcttcaagtctcaCAGCACATGAGGAAGAAAAGCTTGTGAGGGTGCTACGAGAATACAAAAC encodes:
- the LOC139195005 gene encoding uncharacterized protein, translated to MDNDQLVQLLTNVAHGMQNQAKEVEDLKKQMGQMAEFMGQFSREQGKLPSSTNVNPNGGFESAKAIMLRSGKEVGSESDTPKSAQEEDDKLQEKEGNIAHPRFMQSKKDENEKGILETFRKVQVNIPLLEAIKQVPKYAKFLKELCTNKRRMSNKEVVKVSENVSAVLQCKLPTKCKDPGSFTIPCIIGTTRFEHAMLDLGASINVMPYSIYESMNLGELKKDGVIIQLADRSNAYPNGVLEDVLVQVNHLIFPADFYVLDMEDSAHSTSLPILLGRPFMKTARTKIDVFKGTLTMEFDGEVIDFNISETMRYLVDDHSCFSIDIINSLAQEYLEELNEDALEIAITKGIELKNQNIRTIQTHG